The DNA region CAAGAAATTAATCGCCTGGACCATCGTCGCATGGGGCGGCTTCGCGCTGCTGACCGGCTTCGTCCAGACCCCAACCCAGTTGCTGATTATCCGCTTTATCCTTGGCGTCGCTGAGGGTGCGGTCTATCCTGCCATCCTGGCACTGATTGGTCACTGGTTCCCTAATGAAGAACGCGCAAGAGCGATTGCCTATTTCCAGATGAACCTTGCCGTGGCGTCGATCATTACCGGGCCACTTTCCGGTTGGCTGATCGAAACCTACGGCTGGCGTGAAATGTTCGTCATCGAGGGGTTACTCTCACTCGGCCTGCTGTTCGTCTGGCTGCCTTTGGTCTCCGATCATCCTCATCAGGCCAAGTGGCTGGATCCTAAAGAGCGCGCCTGGATCGAACAGAAATTGCAGGCCGATCGCGCGCTGACGATCGGGGGTGAAACCAGCAGTATCCGCAATGTTCTGCGCAGCATTAACTTATGGAAGCTGATTGGCATCTATTTCTTCGTGCAGGTCGGTTTCTACGGCTTTGCCCTCTGGATGCCAAACCTGATTAAACACCTGACCGGCAGCGGAATGACGATCGTCGGCTTACTGACTGCGGCACCGTACGTTTTGTGTATCGTCGGTCAGTATTACATTGCCAAATGGTGCGACAAAACCATGAACCGTCGTCTCTACACGGCAATTCCACTGCTGGGTTTTGCCGCCTGCCTCGCCCTCTCCCTGCTGCTTAAAGATAACGTCTGGCTGGCGTACGGCATGATGGTCATCTGCGGCTTCTTCCTGCAAGCCTATGCGGGACCGTTCTGGACATTGCCGCCATTACTCTTCGCCCCCAACGTGCTGGGTGGCGTACGCGGCACCATCAACGCATTAGGCAACATCGGCGGCTTTATTGGTCCTTATCTGGTGGGCCTGTTAACCGTCACGTTCTCCCAAACGGCGGGGATGACCGTGCTGGTGGCCGCACTCCTCATCGCTGTCGCACTGCTGTTCAGTTTACCTTCGGTTACTGCCCGTCCTGCAGGCAGTAGCAACCCTCATCATGCATCGGCGCCTGAGACGTCGCTCAAACAAGAAGGAATCGCCAAATGAGTCAGAAATGCCAACACGCCCGTGACCTGTGGTCACAACTGGACGCCCTGCGTCTGGGGATGAATTACACCAAAGAAGATGTCAATAAGCTGCAGGTTCTGGTGGATGACTGCTATGGCGAAAGTCATCCCGGTAGCTTTCATCTTAATCATCTGGGCGATGAAGCCGTCTTAGGCATTCACGAAAGCGGCGGTCGTGCCGTTCGTCATCACGTGACTGATATTTGTGATGGCTGGGGCCAGGGTCATGACGGGATGAACTATATTTTAGCCTCCCGCGAGGCTATCGCGAACATGGTCGAAATCCATGCCTCCGTTGTGCCTTATGATGCCGGTATCTTGATCTCCAGCTGTGATAAATCGATCCCGGCGCATTTGATCGCCGCGGCGCGCCTGAACCTACCGATGCTGCATATCCCCGGTGGCTCAATGCGTCCGGCGCCGAATATGAGCACATCCGATCTCGGTGGCATTACCGCCAAACTCAAGAAAGGCGAGATTGGCATTCAGCAGGTGGAAGCCATGCAGCAGTGCGGTTGCCCAACGGCAGGCGCTTGCCAGTTCATGGGCACCGCCAGCACGATGCAGTGCATGTCTGAAGCGCTGGGCCTTGCTTTACCGGGAAGCGCGTTACTGCCCTCTACGCTGGCGGAAATTCGTCGCATCGCGCGGAGCGCCGGTCATCAGGCGTTATACCTGGCAGAGAAAAACATCACGACGCATAAGATTCTCACCCCTGCCGCCTTTGAAAACGCCATTAAGGTCCATGCCGCCATCGGCGGCAGCACCAACGCCATGATCCATCTCCCGGCAATCGCCCATGAACTGGGTTGGGAGCTGAAACCTGAACTGTTTGACCAGATAAACAATGAGATCCCTTACCTCACCAATATTCAACCCAGCGGCCAGTACGTCACAGAAATGATGTGGTTCGCCGGTGGCGTGCCGATGGTGCAATGGTATCTTCGCGATTATCTGGATCTGGATGTCTTGACGGTGACAGGCCGCACGCTGGGCGAAAACCTGGAGATGCTCCATCAGTCCGGCTTCTTTACCCGCAACCACGGCTATCTGAGTAATTATCGGGTCAGCCCGGAAGAGGTGATCCGTAAACCGGAAAACGCGACCAAGAAAGGGTCGATTGCCGTGTTAAAAGGCAATATCGCGCCGGAAGGCGCGGTTATCAAATACGCCGCCTGCGCACCAGATATGCACCACCATACCGGCCCTGCACGCGTCTTCAATTCGGAAGAGGATGCCCAGCAAGCCATTATTCATAACCACATCGAACCGGGTGATGTCATTTTTATTCGTTATGAAGGGGCGAAAGGTTCGGGAGCACCGGAAATGCTCATGACCACAGACGCGATTGTTTACGATAAACACCTTGATGGCAAAGTCGCCCTGATTACCGATGGTCGTTTCTCCGGCGCGACCAGCGGCCCCTGCGTCGGCCATGTTTCTCCGGAAGCCGCCGATGGCGGTCCCATTGCACTTGTCGAAGACGGCGACCTCATCGAAATGGACGTCAAAGGACGCAAGCTCAACATTGTTGGCATTAACGGGGAATACAAAACGGAAGAAGAAATTCAGCACTGTCTTGAACGTCGTCGGGAAAACTGGACGAAACCGGATTATTCAAACCGACGCGGCGTCTTTAAGCAATTTACGACCAACGCAACCTCATTAATGGCGGGAGCCTGGATTAAATAACGTCCCTGGTGGGCGGCATGACTGCCAGCCCACCTGCTTTTAAGGATAAACTCATTATGCAAACTGAAAAATTCAACGGTGTCTTTCCGCCTGTTCCCACAATTGTTAATGCCCAGGGAGAGTTAGATAAAAAAGGGATGGCGACGTTACTCGACCACCTTATTGCAAACCAGGTGAACGGCGTATTATTGCTCGGCAGCGGCGGCGAGTTCTGCCACATGACAAAAGAGCAGCGCCTGGAAGCCGCCGAGTTTTGTGTTCAACATATCAATCATCGAATTCCCGTGCTGTTAGGGATCAGCAGTACCTGCACGCAAGACGTTATTGATTACGGTCTGCATGCCGACCGTCTGGAAGTGGATGCCGTCCTGGTCCTCAATCCTTATTATGCCAGGCTGACCGATGATTATATTTATCATCATTTCAAAACCGTCGCGGAAAGCATCAAAACGCCGGTGATTCTCTATAATTTTCCGGCGCTCACCGGCCAGGATCTCAGTATCGATTTAATTACCCGACTGGCGCATGACATCCCCAATATCATTGGCATAAAAGATACGGTGGATAACATTAGTCATATTCGCGAAATCATCAATACCGTACGACCGGTTCGCCCTGACTTTGTTATTTTCTCTGGTTACGATGAATATATGCTGGACACGTTGATCATGGGGGGAAATGGCGGGATCCCTGCGACGGCTAACTTTGCTCCACAGTTAACCTGTGGAATTTATCGCGCCTGGTGCGAAAAAGAGTATGAGACCCTGTTTCACCTGCAACGCAGGCTCTCTGCGTTATCCACCATTTACAGTCTGGATACCCCTTTCTTTGGGATTATCAAAAAAGCCATCCAGCTCAGCGGCATTGATATCCCGGTAGAGGTCATGCCTCCGGTGCAACCGGCAAATGAGGCGCACATCGCCAGCCTGAAAAAGGTTTTACAGCGCGCCGGGTTGTAAGCCAAATCAGCGGGCTTCACGCCCGCCTTTTCTTTCCTTATCCCGGCGAAAAGACTAGCGCAGCATTAACGACAGACGACGACTGGCATCCATCATCTGTGCGGCAAGCGCTTCTCGTTTTTCATCCGGGATCTGGAACGCCACACCGGATACGCTCAATGCCGCCACCACTTTCCCTTCGGCATTAAATACCGGCACGGCGATGCAACGCACGCCCAAAGAATCTTCTTCGTTATCATAGCCCCAGCCACGCTGGCGGATCCCGGCTAATTCCTGCTTCAGGATATTCACATCCGTAATCGTCGTCTCGGTAAAGCGCGTCAGAACCTGATCGGGTGGCAGCAACTCATCCAGGTCTTCAGAATTAAGCCAGGCAATCAGCACTTTCCCCAAACCGGAACTGTGCAACGAAAGGCGCTTACCTTCCCAACTGCGTATCACAATCGCCTGTGGGCTTTCCAGCTTGAGAAGATAAATGGGGGAATCACCTTCAAGCACGCCAAGATGGCAGGTTAAACCTGTCGCATCACGAATTTCTTTCAGGACCGGCAACGCTATTTTTTTAATATCGTACTGTTCTGCGGCTTTATTCCCTAATTCGTAGAGACGTAACCCCAGGTAATATTTGTCTTTTTCCTGACGCAATAAGCCATGCGCAACCATGCCCGTCAGTAAAGAGGAGGTACTACTTTTTGCGATCCCTGAATTCTGATGGATCTGCGTGAACGTCGCGCCATCGCATTCCATCAGATAGGCGAAGACGCGCATAATTTTGTCGAGGGCGGGAATCGATGTTGTGATTTTTTTCATAAATTTATCAACTAATTATAATTAATTCCTCGGACACTATACACCAGCAGACGGTGATTATTCCATATCAACGCACAATAACTGAGCACAAAAAAGGAGCCCGTAGGCTCCTTTGGTTAACAGGACAACTTACAGCCGCACCGGGTCAATATGCCAGATATGTTTGGCGTACTCCTGAATGGTACGGTCAGAGGAGAAGTAACCCATGTTGGCGATATTGAGCATCGCTTTGGCAGTCCACTCTTCCGGGCGGCCGTACAACTCGTCCACCTTGTCCTGACAATCAACATAGCTGCGATAGTCCGCCAGCACCTGATAGTGGTCGCCAAAGTTGATCAGCGAATCTACCAAATCACGATAACGCCCTGGCTCATCCGGACTGAACATGCCGCTGCCGATTTGCGTCAGCACCTGATGCAGTTCCTCATCTTTTTCGTAATACTCACGCGGTTTATAGCCCTGCCTGCGCAGTTCTTCGACCTCTTCTGCCGTGTTACCAAAGATAAAGATGTTCTCTTCGCCAACGTGTTCCAGCATCTCAACGTTCGCCCCGTCCAGCGTACCGATAGTCAATGCGCCGTTCAGTGCGAACTTCATGTTGCTGGTGCCGGAGGCTTCCGTCCCCGCCAGCGAAATCTGCTCGGACAGATCCGCCGCCGGAATGATCAGTTGCGCCAGGCTCACGCTGTAGTTGGGAATAAACACGATCTTCAGCTTATCGCCAATCTGCGGATCGTTATTGATGACCTTCGCAACGTCATTAATCAGGTGAATGATGTGCTTCGCCATGTAATAGGCCGACGCAGCCTTACCAGCAAAAATATTCACCCGCGGCACCCACTGCGCATCAGGATTGGCCTTGATGCGGTTGTAGCGCGTAATCACGTGCAGCACATTCATTAACTGACGCTTGTACTCATGAATGCGCTTGATCTGGACATCAAACAGCGATTTTGGATTCACCACCACATTGAGTTGCTGCGCAATATAGTTTGCCAGCCGCTTTTTGTTTTCCAGTTTCGCCTGACCTACCGCATGATTGACCAGCGGGAAATCGCAGTGCTGTTCGAGTTCATGCAGTTGGCTCAGATCGGTACGCCATGTACGGCCAATATTCTCGTCCAGAACCCCGGAAAGCGGCGGGTTCGCCAGCGCCAGCCAGCGGCGCGGCGTCACACCATTCGTCACGTTGCAAAAACGCGTCGGGAAGATGGTCGCAAAATCCGCAAACAGCGACTGAACCATCAGGTTAGAGTGCAATTCGGAAACACCGTTCACCTTATGGCTCACCACGACCGCCAGCCACGCCATACGCACGCGACGACCGTTGGATTCGTCAATGATCGACGCTCGTCCCAGCAGACCGGTATCGTTCGGATACTGCTCCTGCAACGTTTTCAGGAAGTAGTCGTTAATTTCAAAGATGATCTGCAGGTGGCGCGGCAGGATTTTACCCAGCATATCCACCGGCCAGGTTTCCAGCGCTTCGCTCATCAGCGTGTGGTTGGTATAGGAAAAGACCTGACAACACACTTCAAACGCGTCGTCCCAGGTGAACTGATGCTCATCGATCAGCAACCGCATCAGCTCCGGGATCGACAACACCGGGTGCGTGTCATTCAGGTGAATGGCAATCTTATCCGCGAGGTTGTCGTAGGTTTTGTGCAGCTGATAGTGACGGCTCAGAATATCCTGTATCGTAGAGGAGACCAGGAAATACTCCTGACGCAGACGCAGTTCGCGCCCGGAGTAGGTGGAGTCATCCGGATACAGTACGCGCGACACGTTCTCGGAGTGGTTTTTATCTTCCACTGCGGCGAAGTAATCCCCCTGGTTGAATTTACCGAGGTTGATTTCGCTACTGGCCTGCGCATTCCACAGACGCAACGTGTTGGTGGCGTCTGTATCATAACCGGGGATAATCTGATCGTACGCGACCGCGAGGATCTCTTCGGTTTCAAGCCAGCGCGTTTTCTTGCCTTCCTGCTGAATACGCCCGCCAAAGCGAACTTTGTATCGCGTGTTATGGCGCTTGAATTCCCACGGGTTACCGTATTCCAGCCAGTAATCGGGAGACTCTTTCTGTCGTCCATCAACAATGTTCTGCTTGAACATCCCGTAGTCGTAGCGGATGCCATAGCCGCGTCCCGGCAGCCCTAAGGTTGCCAGCGAATCCAGGAAACAGGCTGCCAGTCGCCCGAGGCCACCGTTACCGAGACCCGGGTCGTTTTCTTCATCGATGAGCTCTTCGAGATCTAACCCCATCGCTTCCAGCGCGCCCTGGACATCGTCATAGATCCCCAGAGACAACAGCGCATTGGAGAGAGTACGCCCAATCAGGAACTCCATCGACAGGTAATAAACCTGACGCGTTTCCTGTGACAGTTGGGCACGGTTAGAACGCAGCCAGCGCTCCACAAGACGATCGCGCACCGCAAACAGCGTCGCGTTCAGCCATTCATGCTTATTGGCAATAACCGGGTCTTTACCAATCGTGAACATCAGCTTGTAAGCAATAGAATGCTTAAGCGCTTCTACGCTCAGCGTCGGCGATGCATAGGTAAATGGAGCATTCATAATGATGATTCCTGAATATCTATTTCAAGCGATAGTAAAGCTCGCGGTATGACTTCGCCGCGACTTGCCAGCTAAAATCCATCGCCATCGCTTGCCGTTGCACAAACCGCCAGAGCGAAGGTCGAGACCACAGCACGAAAGCGCGGCGGATGGCCCGCAGCAGTGACCAGGCGTTGCTGTCCTCAAACACAAACCCGCTGGCGATGCCATCGGCAAGGTTTTCCAGCGAACTGTCGGACACGGTGTCAGCCAGTCCGCCGGTACGCCGTACCAACGGTAGCGTGCCGTACTTCAGTCCGTAGAGTTGCGTTAAGCCGCACGGCTCAAAGCGGCTCGGCACCAGAATAACGTCCGCGCCCCCCATAATGCGGTGCGAAAACGCTTCGTGATAGCCAATCTGCACGCCTACCTGGCCGGGATATTCCGCGGCGGCAGCAAGGAAACCTTCCTGCAACACCGGATCGCCCGCCCCCAGCAGCGCCAGTTGTCCGCCCTGCTCTAACAGGCCCGGCAGCGCCTCCAGCACCAGATCCAGCCCCTTCTGGCTGGTCAGGCGGCTGACGACGGCAAACAGCGGAACCTTCTCATTCACCTTCAATCCCATCGCTATCTGCAGCTGGCGTTTGTTTTCCGCCTTATCTTCCAGTGAATCACGCGTATAGCGCGACGCCAGCAAGAGATCCGTCTCCGGACTCCAGATTTTCTCATCTACCCCGTTCAGTACGCCGGAAAGACGTCCTTCACGATGGCGCTGTTGCAGCAGTCCTTCCATACCGTAGGCAAACTGCGGCTCGGTGATCTCGCGCGCGTAGGTCGGGCTGACTGCCGTAATATGGTCGGCGTAGTACAGACCAGCCTTCAGGAACGAAATCTGACCGTTAAACTCCAGACCATGCATGTTAAAGAACGACCATGGCAGTTGGATGTCATTCATATGCTGCGCATAAAACATGCCCTGATACGCCAGGTTGTGTACGGTAAATACCGATTTCGCCGGACGTCCACGCGCGGCCAGATACGCAGGCGCCAGGCCCGCATGCCAGTCGTGCGCATGCACCACATCCGGGCGCCAGAATGGATCAAGCCCGCAGGCCATTTCACATCCGACCCATCCCAACAGCGCAAAACGCAGCACGTTATCGGTGTAGGCAAACAGGTTCGTATCGTGATACGGACTCCCCGGACGATCGTAGAGATGCGGGGCATCAATCAGGTAAATGCCCACGCCGTTGTAATGACCAAACAGCAGGCTAATCCTGCCCGCGAAGGTGTCGCGGCGGCTGACCACTTGCGCATCCGTGATACCTCGACGAATGTCGGGAAACGCGGGCAGCAGAACACGGGCATCTACACCATCCGCGATTTGTGCTGCCGGCAACGCGCCAATCACATCTGCCAGACCACCTGTTTTCAACAGGGGAAACATCTCCGAACATACATGTAAAACCTGCATTCTCACTCCTGTTTGACCTGCAGTTTGCGCAGCATTTCGCGCGTCACCAGCACAATGCCTTCCTCAGAACGGTAGAAGCGACGGGCATCGTCTTCCGCATTTTCACCAATCACCATGCCTTCAGGGATAATACAGGCGCGATCGATAATGCAGCGACGCAGGCGACATGAGCGTCCTACCCAGACTTCAGGTAACAACACTGCCGAATCAATATTACAGAATGAATTCACCCGCACGCGCGGGAACAGAACGGACTGCACCACCACTGAACCGGAAATAATACAGCCGCCAGACACCAGCGAGTTCAGCGTCATACCGTGGCTACCCGAGCGGTCCTGCACGAATTTCGCCGGCGGTAGCGGTTCCATGTGGGTGCGAATCGGCCAGTTCTGATCGTACATATCCAGTTCCGGGGTCACGGATGCCAGATCGAGGTTCGCTTTCCAGTACGCTTCCAGCGTTCCGACGTCACGCCAGTACGGCTCGGACTCAGGATCCGACTGGACGCAGGACAACGGGAAAGGATGTGCATAAGCCATGCCAGCTTTGGTGACGGTCGGAATGATATCTTTGCCAAAGTCATGGCTGGAGCCATCGTCGCCGTCATCCTTTTCCAGCAACTCATAGAGGTAATCGGCATCAAAAATGTAGATCCCCATGCTGGCGAGAGATTTCGTGGCATCGCCTGGCATCGCAGGTGGGTTGGCCGGTTTTTCCACAAATTCAATGATCTTCTCGTTTTCATCGACCGCCATTACGCCGAACGCGCTGGCCTCTTCGATCGGCACCGGCATACAGGCCACGGTGCAGCGCGCACCTTTCTCTACGTGGTCGATCAGCATGCGTGAATAGTCTTGCTTATAGATATGGTCACCCGCCAGGATCACCACATATTCCGCCTTATAGCGGCGGATGATATCCAGGTTCTGCGTCACCGCATCTGCCGTGCCGCGATACCAGTTTTCGCCCTGCATTCTTTGCTGGGCTGGCAGCAAATCGACAAATTCATTCATCTCCTCGCTGAAGAATGACCAACCACGCTGAATATGCTGTACCAGAGTGTGAGACTGATATTGCGTGATAACGCCAATACGGCGGATTCCGGAGTTAATACAGTTGGATAACGCAAAATCGATAATACGAAACTTACCACCAAAGTGAACGGCCGGTTTTGCACGCTTGTTGGTTAAATCTTTCAGACGGGTGCCTCGTCCTCCTGCCAGAATCAGGGCAACAGATTTCAACGGCAACTGGCGCGCCAACATTAAACGGTCATTCTTCTCTAAACTCACCATGACTAACTCCTTTTTGATCATCTCTGGAACACACACAGTCCGTGCGCAGGTCCCGGCCAGACAGCCGTAATTACCGGATTATCCACTCCGGCAAACGGGGGAACAGCGCGCCATTCCCCTTCAGGTAAAACAATTTCAGCGACATCAGGCGCGGCATTGATGGCAATAAGAAAACGGTCCGATAGCACGATTTGCATCTGCATTGGCCCGTTTTGCCACTCATCCGCACTCAATGGTTGTGCGTGGCGGTTAAGCCAGCGCACGTTGCCATCTCCCTCTTCCCACCAATGGTCTCCCACCAGCGCCGGGATTTGCTGGCGCAGTTTTATCAATGCAGCGGTAAAATCGATTAATCCCCCGCTCGCCTGCGACCAGTCCAGCCAGGTCAACGCATTGTCCTGGCAGTAGGCATTGTTGTTGCCATGCTGACTGTGTCCATGTTCATCACCAGCCAGCAACATTGGCGTTCCCTGAGAAAGTAAAAGCGTCGTCAGCAACGCATGAATGCTGTCGCGTCGACGTTCGACGACCTCCAGAGTGCCGCCTAATCCTTCTTTACCATGATTATTGCTATGGTTATTGTCGGTCCCGTCCCGATTTTCCTCTCCGTTTGCCTCATTGTGTTTCTGATTGAAACAAACGCAGTCTCTGAGCGTAAAACCGTCATGCGCGGTGACCAGATTGACGGAAGCAGAGGGTTTGCGTCCATCTCGCTTAAACACGTCGCTGGAGGCCGCAAAGCGCCCGGCAAACTCACCGAGCGACAGATTGCGCTGTAGCCAGAAGCGGCGTGATGCATCGCGAAAATGATCGTTCCACTCAGCGAACGGCGCGGGGAAATTCCCCACCTGATACCCGCCAGCCCCGATATCCCACGGTTCAGCGATAAGCTTAACGGCGGACAACACCGGGCACCGTTTGATAGCGGTAAACAACGGCGCATCCTGGCGAAACGCCGGCGTACGCCCCATCACCGATGCCAGATCAAAACGAAAGCCATCAACGTGGCAGGTTTCGACCCAGTAACGCAGGCATTCGAGGGCATACTCCACCACGCCAGGATGGCTGAGATTGAGCGTGTTACCGCAACCGGTCCAGTTGTGATAATCGCCATCCTCTCTGATCCAATAATAGCTACGGTTGTCGATTCCGCGCAGGGAGATGAGCGGTCCGTCCAAATCCAGCTCAGCACTGTGATTGAGCACAATGTCGAGGATGACCTCAATACCCGCGTTGTGCAGCGCCTTAACGGCATCGCGAAACTCATCCAGCGCCGTCTCTGGCGAGCAGGCATAGGCTGGATGCAGCGCAAACAGCGCGACGGGGTTGTAGCCCCAGTAGTTCGACAACCCCAACCGTTGTAAACGCGGTTCACTGGCGAAATGCGCCACGGGCAGCAGTTCCAGCGCAGTAATACCCAAATGCTTCAGATAGTTGATCATCACCGGATGACCGAGCGCTTTATACGTGCCGCGAATCTCCGGCGGGATCTGCGGATGCAGACAGGTTAATCCTTTGACGTGCGCTTCATAGACCACGGTGTTGCCCCACGGCGTGCGCGGCGGGGCATCGTCTTCCCAGTCATAGCGATCGGCTGTCACCACGCACTTCGGCGCAATGGCGGCGTTATCGCGATGATCCGGCTGGTCATCACCCGCATGCATCAGCGGGTCATCTTTCAGGTCGCCCTCTACGCGACGCGCACAGGGATCAATCAGCAACTTAGCCGGGTTAAACCAGTGACCCTGCGCAGGCTGCCACGGCCCATGCACGCGGTAGCCATAGCGCAGACCAGGGCGGGCATCGGCCAGATAGCCGTGCCAGACATCCCCGGTGCGCGCTGGCAGGTCGTAGCGCTGCTCATTGCCCGACGCGTCAAACACACACAGCTCAACGCGCTCAGCATGCGCGGAAAAGAGCGTGAAATTCACGCCGTGTCCGTCATACGTTGCGCCATGCGGTGTGGCGTTGCCGGCAACCAGTTGCGTCATTCCGCCTCCCGCACCAGCCAAATTGTCGACAGCGGCGGCAGGGTCAGGTTCAGCGATTGCGGACGTCCGTGACTGGAAATCTCATCGGTATGTACCGCCCCGCCATTCCCGGCATTGCTGCCGTGGTAGTGCATCGAATCGGTATTGAGAATTTCGCGCCATTTGCCCGGCTGATTGACGCCAAAGCGGTAACCGTGACGCGGCACCGGCGTGAAGTTACTGACGACGATAATTTCATTCCCGACCTTATCGCGGCGGACAAACGCCAGTACCGAACGCGCATTGTCATCCACCACCAGCCATTCGAAGCCGTAGGAATCAAAGTCGAGTTCATGCAACGCTTTGTGGTGACGATAGGTCTGGTTGAGGTCGCGCACCAGGCGCTGCACACCGTGGTGCCAGTTGTCGCCGCCCTCAAGCAGGTGCCAGTCGAGGCTGGCGTCATGGTTCCACTCGCGTCCCTGAGCAAATTCGTTGCCCATAAACAGCAGTTTCTTACCCGGGAAGGCCCACATCCAACCGTAATAGGCACGCAGGTTGGCAAATTTTTGCCACGCGTCGCCCGGCATACGGTCAAGGATCGATTTCTTACCGTGTACCACTTCGTCATGCGACAGCGGCAGAACAAAGTTTTCGGTGTAGTTGTAGAGCATGCCGAACGTCAGCTTATCCTGGTGATACTGACGATGAATCGGATCCAGCTTCATGTAATCAAGAGTGTCGTGCATCCAGCCAAGGTTCCACTTGTACCAGAAACCCAGCCCGCCCATATCCTGAGGACGAGAAACGCCAGCGAAATCCGTCGACTCTTCCGCCATGCTCACCGCGCCCGGCACTTGCTCACCGAGAATACGGTTGGTGTTGCGTAAAAATTCAATCGCTTCCAGGTTTTCGCGACCGCCAAATTCGTTCGGGATCCACTCGCCCTCTTTGCGACTGTAATCGCGATAGATCATCGATGCCACGGCATCCACGCGCAGGGCATCAATACCAAAGCGCTCAATCCAGTACAGGGCGTTACCCACCAGATAGTTACTGACCTCACGACGACCGTAGTTGTAGATAAGCGTATTCCAGTCCTGGTGATATCCTTCGCGCGGGTCGCTATGTTCGTACAGTTTGGTGCCATCAAATTCGGCCAGAGCAAAGTCATCTGACGGGAAGTGGCCCGGCACCCAGTCCAGGATCACGTTCAGACCCGCCTGATGCGCGGCGTCCACGAAATAACGGAAATCATCGCGCGTGCCGAAACGACGCGTTGGCGCATAAAGACCGGTAGGCTGGTAGCCCCAACTGCCGTCAAACGGGTGCTCGTTCACCGGCATCAGTTCGATGTGGGTGAACCCCATCCATTTCACGTACGGGATGAGCTGATCGGCGAGTTCGCGGTAGCTCAGCCAGAAATTGTTGTCGGTATGACGACGCCACGAGCCCAGATGCACTTCATAGATGGAGATTGGCGCGTCGAACTGGTTGGCTTTTTTGCGCGCCTCGGTTTGCTCCACTTTTTCAGGCAGACCGCAAATGAGCGAAGCCGTTTCCGGACGCATCTGCGCTTCAAAGGCGTAAGGGTCGGCTTTAACCCGCAGGTTGCCGTTGGCGTCGATCATCTCATATTTGTAGAGCTGACCATGCTGCGCGCCGGGGATGAACAGTTCCCAGATACCGCTTTCTTTGCGCAGACGCATCGGGTGACGGCGACCATCCCAGAAGTTAAATTGTCCAACCACGGAAACGCGACGCGCGTTTGGCGCCCAAACGGAGAAACGGGTGCCCGTGACGCCATCCATCGTGTCCGCGTGCGCCCCCAGGGTTTCATACGGACGCAAATGGGTGCCTTCAGACAGCAGCCAGGCATCCATATCCTGAATCAGGGGACCAAAACGGTAGGGA from Citrobacter amalonaticus Y19 includes:
- the glgX gene encoding glycogen debranching protein GlgX encodes the protein MTQLVAGNATPHGATYDGHGVNFTLFSAHAERVELCVFDASGNEQRYDLPARTGDVWHGYLADARPGLRYGYRVHGPWQPAQGHWFNPAKLLIDPCARRVEGDLKDDPLMHAGDDQPDHRDNAAIAPKCVVTADRYDWEDDAPPRTPWGNTVVYEAHVKGLTCLHPQIPPEIRGTYKALGHPVMINYLKHLGITALELLPVAHFASEPRLQRLGLSNYWGYNPVALFALHPAYACSPETALDEFRDAVKALHNAGIEVILDIVLNHSAELDLDGPLISLRGIDNRSYYWIREDGDYHNWTGCGNTLNLSHPGVVEYALECLRYWVETCHVDGFRFDLASVMGRTPAFRQDAPLFTAIKRCPVLSAVKLIAEPWDIGAGGYQVGNFPAPFAEWNDHFRDASRRFWLQRNLSLGEFAGRFAASSDVFKRDGRKPSASVNLVTAHDGFTLRDCVCFNQKHNEANGEENRDGTDNNHSNNHGKEGLGGTLEVVERRRDSIHALLTTLLLSQGTPMLLAGDEHGHSQHGNNNAYCQDNALTWLDWSQASGGLIDFTAALIKLRQQIPALVGDHWWEEGDGNVRWLNRHAQPLSADEWQNGPMQMQIVLSDRFLIAINAAPDVAEIVLPEGEWRAVPPFAGVDNPVITAVWPGPAHGLCVFQR
- the glgB gene encoding 1,4-alpha-glucan branching enzyme, encoding MSDRIDRDVINALIAGHFADPFSVLGMHQTSAGLEVRALLPDATEVWVIEPKTGRKVGKLDCLDSRGFFSGVLPRRKNPFRYQLAVVWHGQQNLIDDPYRFGPLIQDMDAWLLSEGTHLRPYETLGAHADTMDGVTGTRFSVWAPNARRVSVVGQFNFWDGRRHPMRLRKESGIWELFIPGAQHGQLYKYEMIDANGNLRVKADPYAFEAQMRPETASLICGLPEKVEQTEARKKANQFDAPISIYEVHLGSWRRHTDNNFWLSYRELADQLIPYVKWMGFTHIELMPVNEHPFDGSWGYQPTGLYAPTRRFGTRDDFRYFVDAAHQAGLNVILDWVPGHFPSDDFALAEFDGTKLYEHSDPREGYHQDWNTLIYNYGRREVSNYLVGNALYWIERFGIDALRVDAVASMIYRDYSRKEGEWIPNEFGGRENLEAIEFLRNTNRILGEQVPGAVSMAEESTDFAGVSRPQDMGGLGFWYKWNLGWMHDTLDYMKLDPIHRQYHQDKLTFGMLYNYTENFVLPLSHDEVVHGKKSILDRMPGDAWQKFANLRAYYGWMWAFPGKKLLFMGNEFAQGREWNHDASLDWHLLEGGDNWHHGVQRLVRDLNQTYRHHKALHELDFDSYGFEWLVVDDNARSVLAFVRRDKVGNEIIVVSNFTPVPRHGYRFGVNQPGKWREILNTDSMHYHGSNAGNGGAVHTDEISSHGRPQSLNLTLPPLSTIWLVREAE